Part of the Tidjanibacter massiliensis genome is shown below.
GCCCGACCCGCTTTGCAAATGCGGACCGCAGGACGGCAACCGCCGCGACAAGAGGCTGCAAACCCCCTGGACTATCTGATGACAAAGTTATAAAAACTTATGTCATATCTTTCATTCCGGCCGACCGCTTTCGGAACGGTCTCCCTAAGCATCGGAAAGCCAACAAGGATACCAAGCGTCGGGATTCGGAACAGAGGCACCCTCCCGCCGCAACGACCGGACACCGACACCGGACATAACGCCACGGTGTACCATGACAATGCACCGTCCGAATCTTCCCCATTGCCGACACTCCCCCGTATAGGGAGAGACCGGCCTATTCGAAGGATATCGTATAGGGCATCAGCGCCATCACTCCGTCCTCCCGAAGCGTACGGCTGAGCATATCGTAATGCACGAACGCCTCGCCGAGTTCACCGTGCACGCAGGCCGCGGAGAAGCGCTGCATCCGTGCAGAGAACATCGAAAGGAATGCGGCAAACGAATCGGGTTCGGAAAGTATCTCGTACACCCGGAAATCGGCGGCGATACCGGCCCGGTCAGCAGCCAGCGCCACCGCATCCGAAAGGCCGCCGAAACCGTCCACGAGGCCGTTCTTTTTAGCTTCCGTTCCGAGCCATACCCTGCCCTGACCTATCTCATCGACCTGCTCGAAGGTCATGTTCCGGCCTGCGGCCACATGCTCGACAAAAGTACCGTAGGTCTTCTCGACCTGCCCCTGTAGGAATGCACGTTCGGCCGGCATCAACGGCCGCGCGATGCTGCCCATATCGGCATAAGCGTTGGTCTTGGCCACATCCACCGTAATGCCCACCTTGTCGCGCAGCGTCTTTTCCAGATTGAGTTTCATTCCGAACACACCGATGGAACCTGTCTGCGTGGTGCGGTCGGCGAGTATCACATCGGCCGGAGCGGAGATGTAATAACCTCCCGAAGCCGCCACACCGCCCATGGAGACCACAACGGGCTTCACCTCGCGGCAAAGTTCCATTTCGCGCCACACCACATCCGAAGCGAGAGCGCTTCCGCCCGGGGAATTGACCCGAAGTACGACCGCCTTTACACCGTTGTCCTCACGGGCCTGGGCTATCTGGTCGGCCAACGTGGCACCTCCCACCGCACCGGGATAACTCTCGCCGTCCACGATTTGTCCGTCGGCATATATCAGGGCCACTTTGTTTTTGGAGACTTTACGGGCATGTACGGCCCGTGCCGCTATGTAATCGCCGAGGGAGACGGCATTGAAATCGGTATGTTCCGACACGGAAGCGGCCGAAAGTTCCTCTCCGCGGCAGAGGGCGGAGAGCATGTCCGCCATCTCGTCCCGATAGAGAACACCGTCCACGAAACCGAACCGCAAGGCATCATCCGGTTCACGCACCGCCATCTCCTCCGCATATTGCCGGAGCTTATCGGCCGGTATGCCGCGGGATTCGGAAATATCCGCCAGCATGACATCCCACAGGGAATTGACGAGGGTGGTCATCTGCAAACGGTTGGCCGGACTCATCCGGTCGGTGATATAGGGCTCCACCGCCGACTTGAACGTACCGTGCCGGATAATTTCAACGTCTACTCCGAGTTTATCGAGCAACCCTTTATAAAACATTACATTGGCTGCAACTCCCCGCCAGTCCATGAACCCTTCCGGATGAATGAACACCCTGTCGGCGGCGGAAGAGAGCCAGTAGGCCGGCTGCGAATAAACTTCGTTGTAAGCTACAACGAACTTGCCCGACTCCTTGAAACGCAGCAACTCGCTACGCAGCTCCTCCATATTGCCGTAATTGACCGCACCCGAACCCGCTATATTGATATATATCCCCTTGATATTGGGGTCCGAAGCGGCAAGCCGGACAGCATCGGTCACCTCGAGCATCGTATTGGAAGTCTCCAACCTTCTCCTGTTCACGTCGAAAGCCCCGAACCGGTTATCCGGAGAATCGACTATCCCGGAACGAAAATCCACCACGAGGACGGCATCCGAAGGAACATACACTTGCCGCTGTCCGAAGGAGGCGGCAATCCCTCCTATAATCGAAAACAGCACGAACCACATCAGCACCGTTCCCACGAAAAACGCCAGCAAAGCGGCTCCGAAAGTCTTGAAAAAATTCTTCATCTTCGTTATATTTATATTTATTGCATGCAATAGGAAAGTCTACAAAATTACAAGATAATTTTCTTATACTTATCGTAATTCGATATTTTTTTATTAAGTAACAAACAACTCCGTGCCTTTGAATCTCCTTCTCATCACGAATCGGTTCTATTTGCCCCAACCGAACCGTTGCGCAAACGCATACCGGGTTTCCGCCGGACGTTTGTCTCCGGTCCGAAGCGGATGTTTCATATATTCCCGCATTGCATCTGCAAACGGGTACCGACGTGTCGTCAGACGACCGTTTTCGGCTCTCATCGAATATATTCCGTCATTTCGCTTCAAACGAACCGCTTCGCAAGCGTACACCGGACATGCACTTTCGTATCTCAGCGAATATAATTTTGTTATATTTGTATCGTTGTTACAATAAAACCGAACACCAATGACTGAATACGAAAACAGGATAAAATCGGTACTCGGCGGCATCGTGCATCCGGAAACGGGAGAAGATATCGTTTCATCGGGTATCGTCGAGCATATCACGGCCAACGGACAGGATGCAGTCATCACCCTCGCCTTCCGCAAACGGCGCGACCCGTTCGCCAACTCCATCAAACGGCAGGTAACAGCGGCAGTGACCGAAGCATTCCCCGAATTGGCCGGCAAGATAGCCGTTACGGAAAAGGAAGAGGCTCCGGCACCGCCCGTAAAAGAGAAAGTATCCTCCACGGCTGGCATACGACATATCCTCGCAATCGCCTCCGGCAAGGGAGGAGTCGGCAAATCGACCGTCACGGCCAACCTGGCCGTAACGCTACGCGACATGGGTTACAGCGTCGGAATACTCGATGCGGATATCTACGGACCCTCCATGCCGAAGATGTTCGGCGTTGAAGGATATACGCCGCAGGCAATTCTCCGCGACGAACAGGAGTACATCCTGCCGGCCGAAACCGGAGGCATCAAAATCGCCTCGATAGGTTTTTTCATCTCGCCCGACGACGCTCTTATCTGGCGCGGCCCCATGGCGACGACCGCCCTGAAGCAACTGCTCCATCAGACGCTTTGGGAAGGACTGGACTATCTGCTCATCGACCTCCCTCCCGGAACGGGGGATGTCCACCTTTCGGTAGTCGGAGAGGTAAAGGTAAACGGAGCCATCGTGGTTTCCACACCCCAGCAGGTGGCCGTGGCCGACGTGCGGCGCGGCGTGAACATGTTCCGCGCAGAGGGCATCGACGTACCCGTACTCGGTATCATCGAAAACATGGCCTGGTTCACTCCGGCGGAACTCCCGAACAACCGGTACTACCTGTTCGGAAAGGGGGGAGCACGGAACATGGCCCGTACCGAAGGCATCGATTTTCTCGGAGATATTCCTATCGTCCAATCGGTTATGGAAGGTGGTGAGAACGGAACGCCGGCAGTATCCATCCATCCGGAAGTAAAAAAATACTATCGGGAGATAGCGGACAAGATTGTCGAAAAGCTGGAAAAAACCGACCGCTGAGTGTTGAAAAGCGAGAAAGAAACTGTTCGCAAATGTTGAAAGATTCCCCCTTTTCCAGCTGGGAAATGCCGTCAATCCGTATATACGGGAATACGAAGGAAAAAAACAAGGAAAATCTTTCATCGGCCGTTACGGAATTATCGACAGCATCTGCACACGGGCAGGCATCCGTTTTGCCGCTGTCGATATGTTGATAACATTATGAACAGCTATTGACAACTCCGCCGCTTCCCTCCGCCGGACGCATCCTCTCCTTGCGACACACAAGATAGGGAGAAAGGCACCGACAAACGGACGGACAAGACATGATGAAGACGGAAAACGGAAAAATGCCGCCCTATCTGAAAGTTACATGGCTGTTTTTCAGTAATATATATACAAAAAACTGAAAGACACATGGATAAAGCGAAGTCATGCGGACACTTTCCTACCGGGAGCAATGTTGATAATTTTTGGCAATTTGTCCGGAAAGCGGAATATAAGGAGTTATCAACATTATGAACAGGCTTTATTATTGTTATTTTCTTTTTAAGATTTAATTAAGAAATAAATAAAAAAATAAAAAGATGGCTGACAACACGACTCTGGCGGATAAGATAGCGGCGTTGAAAAGAGAGAAGAACGCCGTGATTCTCGCTCATTACTATACGCGGCCCGAAGTGCAGCAGGTGGCGGATTTCATCGGGGATTCCCTCGCACTTTCCCAGGCCGCAGCGGCGACCGATGCGGACATTATCCTTTTTGCGGGCGTCTATTTCATGGCCGAGACGGCCAAGGTGCTGTCGCCGGGGAAAAAGGTGCTGATACCCGACCCGGCTGCCGGGTGTTCCCTGGCCGATTCTTGCAGCGCTGCGGATTTCCGCAGGTTCCGCGAACGGTATCCCGACCATAAGGTGGTGGCCTATGTCAATACCTCGGTTGAGGTGAAGGCACTGACAGATATCTGTTGTACCTCGTCCAACGCCGTGAAAATCATCCGGGCGCTGGAGGGACAGAAGATACTGTTCGCCCCGGACCGCAATCTTGGGGATTACCTGAAGCGGGTGACCGGCCGCGACGACATCGTGTTGTGGGACGGAGCGTGTCATGTGCATGAGAAATTCTCGCTCGAAAAGATTCTCGAACTGAAAAGGGAACATCCGGACGCCAAGGTGCTTGCCCATCCCGAATGCAAGAAACCGGTGCTGCTGGCTGCCGATTTTGTGGGGAGTACGGCGGCTATCATTGATTACGTAGGTTCCGATGGCGGGAAGAAGTATATCATCGTAACCGAATCGGGTATCTTGTTCGAACTGCAGGAGAAGTATCCGGAAATCGATTTTATTCCGGCTCCTCCGACGGATTCCACCTGCGGATGCAACGACTGCGAATATATGAAACTCGTGACGCTCCCGAAGATATACGATGCGCTTGTGAACGAATCTCCCGAAGTCGTGATTGACGAGGAGGTGAGGCGCCGGGCCGAGGGCTCTATCCGCAACATGCTCGGCATGTCGAAATAGGGCCGTCTTTTTCGTGCCGCACTGCCGGAGCGGAGGGACGTGCCGTTTTCTTCCGGGAGAAAAAGACGTTTGTGCCATGACACTGGAAACGGTAAGAAACAGGATAAGGTTTTACAGGGATTTTCCGAAGGAGGGCATCCTGTTCATTGATTTGCTGCCGCTGCTGGGCGATTCGGATATATTCGCCTGGGTAGTCCGGGAGATAGCCGTGCGTATCTCCTCTCCGAATGTGGCGGTTCCCGAGGCCCGTGGTTTTCTCTTCGCCTCGCCGCTGCTTACCGTACCCGGCGGGGTAAAAAGTCTTCTGATATTTCGCAAAAGCGGGAAATTGCCGGCCCGGGCCGATGATTTGGTGAAGATACCGATAGAGAAGGAGTATGGCGACGACAGTCTCTATTTCCGTAAATCCGATTTGAAAGCGGCACGGACGGAGGACGGTTCGGTGGAGGTGACCGTTTTTGACGATGTATTGGCTACCGGTGGGACGGCCGAGGGGATGGCTTTGGAGCTGAACAGGCTGACTGTCGAAACGGCTGCCGGCCTGTTGCCGGTACGGGTACGGGAATTTGTCTTTCTTGCAGAGATAGCGGATATCGGAGCCCGTTCCCGGCTTGAACGGATTGCTCCTGTCGAATCGTTGCTGCGTTTCTGATTGGGCGGTGCGTCCTCCCTTCCGGAACTTCCGGAGATGGGGAATGTACGGATGTTCCGGTCTTTTAGCCGGTATGTCCGGGCGGGAACCGTGCAGAAAGCCCGGGTGCTGGAGCAGGCGTAATGTTACCGGCAGCTTGAATGGAAAGAAATACCCGAAAAAACTGAAGTTTTTTCGGGTATTTCGTATTGCCGTCGTCCGGTTTTCGTTATTCCGGCATCTTTGCCGGATGGAAGAACTCTGTTACGGCCTGTTCGAATCTCGCTACGGTCTTTTCAATGGTATCGTAGGATTTGCCTCCCGAGGCGTTCTTGTGTCCCCCTCCGTTGAAATATTTGGAAGCGAACAGGCTGACGTCCACATCTCCCCGCGAACGGAAGGAAATACGGATGAACTTGTGGGTTTCTATGAACATCGCGGACATCTGTACGGATGCAATCGAGAGTGGATAATTGACGAATCCCTCGCTGTCGCCTACTTGAAAGTCGAAACGCCTCATTTCATTCTCTTTCAATGCTATGTACGCTGCCCGTCCGTTCTCTATCATGCGCATCTTGTCGAGCAGCACATAGCCGAGCAGCCGCACTCTTCCTTCGCTGTAGGAGTTATAGACCTTCGAATTGATGTCGGGGATGTTGATTCCTTTCTCGATGAGTCCCGCAACGGCCCGGAACAGTCCCGGGGTGAGGAAACTGAAGGAGAAATTGCCGGTGTCGGTCATTATCCCGACGTAGAGCGACTCGGCCGCCTCCCGGTCGAATACGTCGAGTCCCGTCAGCCTTTCCGTTATCTGGTAGACCAGGTAGGAGGTGGAACAAGAGGTGGGGTCGGAGAATACCAATGTATATTCGTCCGTCGGCGGGTCGAGGTGATGGTCTATCAGTATCCTGACTGCTTTCCGGTTATCAATGATGTGACGGCTGAGATTTTCGAGCCGGTCTATCCGGTTGAAGTCGAGAAAGAAGATGATGTCGGCATTGTCCACCGCACCGATGGCCCGTTCGTTCTCCTCTTTGGCGATGATGACGTCCCGGATACCCGGCATCCAGGAGAGGAATCCGGGATATTTGTTTGGAACGAGGCACTGTACGTCATGGCCGAGCGAACGGAGCACTTTGGCCCAAGCGAGCGAAGAACCGATGGCGTCTCCGTCCGGATTGGTATGCGCCAGAATGGCGATGTGTTTCGGAGTGTCGGTTATGTATCCTTTCAGTATTTCGATTTTTTGTTCCAAATCTTTCATACACAAACAATTCTCTGCCTTCCTCTCACGTTTTTTCCTTGTCGCCGATAGACGAAGTTACGAATTTTACCCGAAATAAAAAATTCAGCGGTTTCCTCCCTGTCCGCTATCCTGTACGGCCGGAAAGCGGAACGATGCCTGCGGGGTTCTCCGAATGTGCGTCTGATACGAATGTATCGACGGATATTTTCGTATTTTTGCCGATGGGTCCCGCCGGATGGAGGCGGCCTGTCAAAAATATGGAAGTCATGCTCTATCCGTTAAAGTTCAAACCTATCCTGAAGTCCCAGATATGGGGGGGCGACAGGCTTGTGAAGGCAGGAAAGAGACTGCCCGCAAAATTGTCCGCTGCTGCCGGAAGTATCGGCGAAAGTTGGGAGATATCCGGTGTGGAAGGAGATGTTTCGGTAGTGTCCAACGGTTTTCTCAAGTCGAACAATCTGGAGGAGATAACCGAAGTCTATATGGGCGACCTGGTCGGAGAGAAGGTGTACGATACCTACGGACTGGAGTTTCCGGTATTGGTGAAGTTCATCGACGCGCACGATGTGTTGTCGGTGCAGGTGCATCCGGATGACGGACTCGCACGGGAGAGACACGGTAGTCGCGGCAAGACCGAGATGTGGTATGTGGCGGACTGCGAACCGGGAGCTTACCTGTATGTGGGTTTCAATCGTCCGGTAACGCGCGACGAGTATTTGCGGGCGGTTTCTGAGGGTACTCTGACCGACCTGCTGATGCGTTACGAGGTTCGGAAGGGAGATGCGTATTATATTCCGGCAGGTACGGTCCATGCAATAGGACCCGGACTGCTCATCGCCGAAATACAGGAGACTTCGGATATTACCTACCGTATATCGGATTGGGGTAGGCTCGGCAGGGACGGGAAGCCGCGGCAGCTCCATACGGCGGAGGCTACCGATGCGATAGATTTCAATTACGGAAAGGAGTATTTCAGGCCGGCCGTCGCAGCGCCCGGTAGTGTGAAAGAGATAGTTTCCACTCCTTTTTTCACGACCAACGTGATAGAGGTGGACGGAGAGGTGAGGCGCGACTACGCCTCGCTGGACAGTTTCGTGGCGTATATATGTACCGACGGGGCGCTTCGGGCGGATACCGATGGGGGCAGCGAAAAGCTTGCGGCTCTCGAGAGCCTTTTGCTTCCGGCCGAAATAGACGAAGCGGTCCTGTCCGGAAAGGGGACGCTTCTCGAAGTGTATATGGTATGATATGAACGCAGTCGGCGGTACGCACGTACCGCCGGTGGAATATTGTCGTTGGTATCGTTATGACTACGGAAGAGAGATACAGGGGCATCATCGGATGGTTTTCCGAAAATATGCCCGTCGCGGAGACCGAGCTGCATTACGGTTCCGCATATGAACTTCTGGTTGCTACCATCCTGTCGGCACAGTGTACCGACAAGCGGGTGAACATGACTACTCCGGCCCTGTTCGAACGTTTTCCTACTCCGCAGGTGATGGCCGAAGCCTCTGCGGAGGAGATATTTCCGTATATCAAGAGCATATCCTACCCGAACAACAAGGCGAAGAACCTTGCGGCGATGGCTCGGAAACTCGTGGACGATTTCGGAGGAGTGGTTCCGGACAGTGTGGAGGAGCTCCAGAAACTTCCCGGCGTGGGACGGAAGACAGCCAACGTGGTCGGTTCGGTGGTGTTTCACCGGGAGGTGATGGCAGTGGATACGCATGTTTTCCGCGTATCGCGCAGACTCGGACTGACCCGGAATGCCAAGACGCCCTTGCAGGCCGAACAGCAGCTTACGGCGCATATCCCTTCGTCGCTGTTGCCGAAAGCACACCATTGGCTGATACTCCACGGCCGTTATGTCTGTACGGCCCGCCGTCCGCAGTGCGATACCTGCGGCGTGCGCAAATGGTGCCGGAATCCGGTCGTTCCGGCGGAGAAGGGGTGAACCCTCCCCTTGTCTATTCATGGAGTTTGGGCTATCTTTGTGGGAACGTATCGACAAACCATACAATTTAAACGGAACAAACCGATGAATTTCGCAGAAGAACTGAAATGGCGCGGCATGGTGCACGACATGATTCCGGGCACCGAAGAGTATCTCAAACAGGGAATGGCCACGGCCTATCTCGGCTTCGACCCTACGGCCGATTCGCTGCATATAGGCCATCTGGTGGGCGTGATGATACTGCGGCATTTCCAGCGCTGCGGCCACCGGCCCATCGTCCTCATAGGGGGAGCAACGGGCATGATAGGTGACCCTTCGGGCAAATCGCTCGAACGCAATCTGCTCGACGAGGAGACGCTCCGTCACAACCAGGAGGCCATCAGACGGCAGCTCTCCAGGCTGATAGATTTCGATTCGTCCGCCCCGAATGCCGCCGTTCTGGTCAATAATTACGACTGGATGAAGGGGATGGGGTTCCTCGAATTTATCCGTGATATAGGCAAGCACATTACCGTCAACTACATGATGGCGAAGGATTCCGTGAAAAAGCGCTTCAACGGCGAGGGCGACGGCATGTCCTTTACGGAGTTCACCTACCAGCTCGTGCAGGGTTACGACTTCATGCAGCTTTACCGTAATTACGACTGTCGGCTGCAGTTGGGCGGTTCCGACCAATGGGGCAATATCACCACCGGTGTGGAGCTCATCCGCCGCATCGAGGACGGACAGGTGTACGGCATGACCTGTCCTCTTATCAAAAAGGCGGACGGTACGAAGTTCGGAAAGACCGAGAGCGGCAACGTATGGCTCGATGCCCGCTATACCTCTCCTTACAAGTTCTATCAGTTCTGGCTGAACGTGAGCGACGAGGATGCCAAAAGTTATATCAGGATATTTACGTTTCTTGACCGGGAGACCATCGAAGCCCTTGTTGCCGAACACGAGGCGGCACCGCATGAACGCAGGCTGCAGAAAACGCTCGCACGGGAGCTGACTTGCATGATTCACTCCCGGGAGGAGTACGACAAGGCCGTGGAGGCTTCTGCCATCCTGTTCGGGGGAGCTACTGCGGAGGCTTTGCACCGTCTCGATGAGCAAACGCTTCTGCAGGTTTTCGACGGCGTTCCGCAGTACAGGGTGAGCCGGTCGGCATTGGAGACGGGTATTTCGTTTCCGGAACTTTGCGTGGAGCGATGCCCCGTTTTTCCATCCAAAAGCGAACTTCGCAAGCTGATACAGGGGGGCGGAGTATCCATGAACAAGGAGAAGGTGGAGTCGCCGGAACGTATCGTCGATACCGGCGACCTCATAGCAGGTCGGTATCTCGTACTCCAGAAGGGGAAGAAAAACTATTTCCTGATAATCGCCGAATAGGTCGGCTGAATGTGATTTAAGAGAATCCGGGACGGAATGTGTTCTTTGTCCCGGATTTTTCGTACCTTTCAAACAAAGTATGCAGTAACGAACGGATACAGTTATGGGAAGAAGGTTCATTTTTACGGCGCTGCTGCTGTCGCTCTGCACAGCCGTTTCGGCGCAGGAACAGGTATCGGAGACCCGTTCCAATCTTGAGAGACACGTGCGTACGCTCGCTTCCGACCGGATGCTCGGCCGCCAGGCGGGTACCGACCAGGGGATGCTTGCGTCGTCCTATATCGTTTTTCAGTTTGAAGAGATGGGACTTCGTCCAGGTGCCGACGACGGCGAAGGGAAATCGTTCATGCAGCGTTTCGAGCGCTATTCGGGCAGGTATGCCAATGTAGTGGGATTCATTCCCGGCAGCGACCCCGAACTGCGCGATGAATATATCGTTCTGGGGGCGCATTACGACCATTTGGGATACCGTTTACGCGGCAGGGATACCGTGATATACCACGGTGCCGACGACAATGCTTCCGGTACGGCCGTATTGATAGAGGCGGCGCGTAAACTGATGGAGCGCGAGGGCGAGCTGAAACGCACGGTCATCATCGCTGCTTTCGATGCGGAAGAGATAGGGCTTTACGGTTCCGAAGCGATGGCCGCCAATATGGACATCGACAAGGTGAAGTTCATGGCCAGCATCGATATGGTGGGTTGGCTCCGGGAGGCGGGCTATCTCGAAATCGAACATGCCGGTTCGCTGGCCGGCTGGCAGGAGCTATTCGCATCCATTCCCTGCCCTGCCGGACTCCAGGTCAAACCGCTGAGCGACGGGGGGAGCCTGTTTACGGGTTCCGACCACGATTCGTTTACGGCTGAGAGCGTACCGGCGGTGTTGCTCACGACCGGTACGAAATCGCCCTACCATAAACCGGAAGATACGGCCGACAAGATAGATTACGAAGGATTGGAACTGATAACGGAGTATGTGGCGGCCATGGCGACGGAGCTGTCCGAATGCGACCGCATCGTACCGTCGGACAAATTGCTTAGGAAGCGGGAAGGTCCGCGGACGGTGGAGTTCGCCGTCAGCGGTTCGGTAGGTTCTTCGTACATGTATTACGGTAACGGGGCCGCCGTGAACGGTGCTCCGCGTTTTTCGTGGAATGCGGGAGCTTTCCTGCAGTTCAATATCAACGACGTCTTCGCCATCCGTCCGGAGGTGATTTATAACCACCGTACTTTCCGTTATCCGCAGCAGAACCCGTCGGGAGAGCTGATAGTGACCGATTCGTTCCGCAAGATGGTTTCGCCGACGCTGACCGTACCCGTCAATCTGTTGCTGAAGACGGCCGTGGACAGCGATTATTATATGTACGTGGGTGTGGGCGGTTATTACTCCTATGTGTTCGATACCCGGCTGGATGGCGAACCGATACCCTACAACCGGCACGAGGGAGGTATCTCGATGACCGTGGGATGGAATATCCGTCATGTGGGGGCGGCCTTCACGGGATATTATCCCCTTTCGCGGATGTCGTCCGAAATATTCGGTAAACGCGGTTTTTCGGCCTTTTTTACGATGTATTACAAGTTCTGACGGTCGGAAGGCGGAACGTGATTAACGGTAGTTGTAGATTTATGGGGCATGATGCTGTCGAAATAGATTTCGTGATGCCGTGGGTGGACGGCAGCGACCCGGCTTGGCGGGAGGAGTTTCTGAAATACCGGGCCCTTCAGGCTCCGCAGGGAGAGCCTGCATGTGATACGGGCATGGCAGCGGGTGTGGTCGATGTTTCCGAGGAGCGTTACCGCGACTGGGATACCCTGCGTTACTGGTTTCGCGGCGTGGAACGGTTCGCGCCCTGGGTGAACCGGATACATTTCATCACTTGGGGGTATCTGCCCGCGTGGCTCGATACCGCCCATCCGAAACTGCACGTCGTCCGTCATGCCGACTACATCCCCTCCCCTTATTTGCCTACCTTCAACTCCTGTCCCATCGAACTCAACATGCACCGCATCGAGGGATTGGCAGAGCACTTCGTCTATTTTAACGACGATACGTTTCTGTGTCGGCCTGTCGGTCCCGAACGCTTTTTTCTGAACGGACTGCCGAGGGACGCCGCCCGTCTGGCCGTCATTCCCGCCGAACGGGCCGGCCATAACGTCCTCGAATGCGTGGCGGTCATCAACCGCCGCTACGACAAGCGGGAGGTCGTGCGACGGAATGTGGGCAGGTGGTTCAACAGGTGTTATTCCGTGACCGACATGCTCAAGACGCTGACGCTCATGCCGTGGAGTTTCTTCCCCGGATTCAGGGATTTCCATATGCCCCAACCTTTCCTGAAAGAGACCTTCGTGAGATTATGGAACGAGGAAGCCGGGGCACTCGATGCAACGTGCCGCAGCCGGTTCCGTACGGCCACCGACCTCTCGCAGTGGCTCGTGCGCTACGAACAGCTTGCTTCCGGCCGATTCCGGCCGGTCGGCATGGGAGATACGAAACTGGCGACGCTTTCGGAGGGAGGCATGCCGGAATTGCGGCGTGATATCCTTTCCGGGAGATATGCCATGATATGTATGAACGACAGCAACGACATCCGCGATACGGGAGGCGTCCGCCGGGCACTCACCGATATTTTCGATGCGCTGTTGCCGGAAAAATCCGCCTATGAACGTTGAATTCTCGGTCGTCGTACCGCTTTACAACAAGGAGCGCGAAGTAGGTGCGGCGCTCGACTCGGTGTTGGGACAGCGCCGGCTGCCCCGTGAAATAATCGTTGTGGACGACGGTTCGACCGACGGCGGTGCTGCGGTTGTAGGCGGTTATACATCGCCTTTGATACGTCTCGTGACCCAGAAGAATGCGGGGGTTTCGGCGGCCCGTAACCGGGGGGCGGTTCTGGCACGGAGCGAGTATATTGCCTTTCTCGATGCCGACGACCGCTGGCAGCCCGGTTATCTCGAAAAGATGGCATTCCTGATAGAACAGTATCCCGATTGCGGTGCCTATGCGGCTGCGTTCGACATCGTGAGCGGCGACCGGATATACTCCAACGTACATCCGGCACAGGAGGGAATCGTTCCCGACTTTTTCCGGGAGGCGATGCGTTCCTATATTTGCCAGCCCTCGGCAACGGTCGTTCCGCGTGGCGTTTTTCAGGAGCTCGGGGGGTTTCCGGAAGGGATGAAGATAGGGGAAGACCTCTATTTCTGGATACGGCTGGCAAGCCGTTACCGGATTTGTTTCACGCCGGAAAACCTCGTCCTTTACAGTCGGACGGCTTCGAACCGCTCGGCCGGAATCTATACACCCGAACGGACGGTCTATTCGTTTGAAGATTTGTACTGTCCGCAGGAGGAGAATTCTTTCCGAAACGAGTATATCGCCCGCTGTGCCATCGGAAAGGCATTGACATTGAGTGCTAAGGGAG
Proteins encoded:
- a CDS encoding type I phosphomannose isomerase catalytic subunit, producing MLYPLKFKPILKSQIWGGDRLVKAGKRLPAKLSAAAGSIGESWEISGVEGDVSVVSNGFLKSNNLEEITEVYMGDLVGEKVYDTYGLEFPVLVKFIDAHDVLSVQVHPDDGLARERHGSRGKTEMWYVADCEPGAYLYVGFNRPVTRDEYLRAVSEGTLTDLLMRYEVRKGDAYYIPAGTVHAIGPGLLIAEIQETSDITYRISDWGRLGRDGKPRQLHTAEATDAIDFNYGKEYFRPAVAAPGSVKEIVSTPFFTTNVIEVDGEVRRDYASLDSFVAYICTDGALRADTDGGSEKLAALESLLLPAEIDEAVLSGKGTLLEVYMV
- the nth gene encoding endonuclease III — its product is MTTEERYRGIIGWFSENMPVAETELHYGSAYELLVATILSAQCTDKRVNMTTPALFERFPTPQVMAEASAEEIFPYIKSISYPNNKAKNLAAMARKLVDDFGGVVPDSVEELQKLPGVGRKTANVVGSVVFHREVMAVDTHVFRVSRRLGLTRNAKTPLQAEQQLTAHIPSSLLPKAHHWLILHGRYVCTARRPQCDTCGVRKWCRNPVVPAEKG
- the tyrS gene encoding tyrosine--tRNA ligase, with the protein product MNFAEELKWRGMVHDMIPGTEEYLKQGMATAYLGFDPTADSLHIGHLVGVMILRHFQRCGHRPIVLIGGATGMIGDPSGKSLERNLLDEETLRHNQEAIRRQLSRLIDFDSSAPNAAVLVNNYDWMKGMGFLEFIRDIGKHITVNYMMAKDSVKKRFNGEGDGMSFTEFTYQLVQGYDFMQLYRNYDCRLQLGGSDQWGNITTGVELIRRIEDGQVYGMTCPLIKKADGTKFGKTESGNVWLDARYTSPYKFYQFWLNVSDEDAKSYIRIFTFLDRETIEALVAEHEAAPHERRLQKTLARELTCMIHSREEYDKAVEASAILFGGATAEALHRLDEQTLLQVFDGVPQYRVSRSALETGISFPELCVERCPVFPSKSELRKLIQGGGVSMNKEKVESPERIVDTGDLIAGRYLVLQKGKKNYFLIIAE
- a CDS encoding M20/M25/M40 family metallo-hydrolase, producing the protein MGRRFIFTALLLSLCTAVSAQEQVSETRSNLERHVRTLASDRMLGRQAGTDQGMLASSYIVFQFEEMGLRPGADDGEGKSFMQRFERYSGRYANVVGFIPGSDPELRDEYIVLGAHYDHLGYRLRGRDTVIYHGADDNASGTAVLIEAARKLMEREGELKRTVIIAAFDAEEIGLYGSEAMAANMDIDKVKFMASIDMVGWLREAGYLEIEHAGSLAGWQELFASIPCPAGLQVKPLSDGGSLFTGSDHDSFTAESVPAVLLTTGTKSPYHKPEDTADKIDYEGLELITEYVAAMATELSECDRIVPSDKLLRKREGPRTVEFAVSGSVGSSYMYYGNGAAVNGAPRFSWNAGAFLQFNINDVFAIRPEVIYNHRTFRYPQQNPSGELIVTDSFRKMVSPTLTVPVNLLLKTAVDSDYYMYVGVGGYYSYVFDTRLDGEPIPYNRHEGGISMTVGWNIRHVGAAFTGYYPLSRMSSEIFGKRGFSAFFTMYYKF
- a CDS encoding stealth family protein, encoding MGHDAVEIDFVMPWVDGSDPAWREEFLKYRALQAPQGEPACDTGMAAGVVDVSEERYRDWDTLRYWFRGVERFAPWVNRIHFITWGYLPAWLDTAHPKLHVVRHADYIPSPYLPTFNSCPIELNMHRIEGLAEHFVYFNDDTFLCRPVGPERFFLNGLPRDAARLAVIPAERAGHNVLECVAVINRRYDKREVVRRNVGRWFNRCYSVTDMLKTLTLMPWSFFPGFRDFHMPQPFLKETFVRLWNEEAGALDATCRSRFRTATDLSQWLVRYEQLASGRFRPVGMGDTKLATLSEGGMPELRRDILSGRYAMICMNDSNDIRDTGGVRRALTDIFDALLPEKSAYER